A genome region from Mycobacterium florentinum includes the following:
- a CDS encoding NAD(P) transhydrogenase subunit alpha — protein MYDELLENLAILVLSGFVGFAVISKVPNTLHTPLMSGTNAIHGIVVLGALVVFGEVEHPSLAVQIILFVAVVFGTLNVIGGFIVTDRMLGMFKGKKSAPAKSEEPAAK, from the coding sequence ATGTACGACGAGCTGTTAGAGAACCTCGCGATTCTGGTGCTGTCCGGATTCGTCGGGTTCGCGGTGATCTCCAAGGTGCCCAACACGCTGCACACGCCGCTGATGTCGGGCACCAACGCGATCCACGGCATCGTGGTGCTGGGTGCTCTGGTGGTGTTCGGGGAGGTCGAGCATCCGTCGCTGGCGGTGCAGATCATCCTGTTCGTCGCGGTGGTGTTCGGAACCCTGAACGTGATCGGTGGTTTCATCGTCACCGACCGGATGCTGGGCATGTTCAAGGGCAAGAAGTCGGCGCCCGCCAAGAGCGAGGAGCCGGCCGCGAAATGA
- a CDS encoding Re/Si-specific NAD(P)(+) transhydrogenase subunit alpha → MTDAQTTIGVVAESGADERRVALVPKAVASLVSSGVAVVVEAGAGARALLPDELYIEAGATIGDAWAADVVVKVAPPTADEVGKLRSGQTLIGFLAPRNAENSIGALKAAGVQAFALEAIPRISRAQAMDALSSQGNVSGYKAVLLAASESTRFFPMLTTAAGTVKPATVLVLGVGVAGLQALATAKRLGGRTTGYDVRPEVADQVRSVGAQWLDVGIDAAGEGGYARELTDEEREQQQQALEKAISGFDVVITTALVPGRPAPRLVTAAAVEAMKPGSVVVDLAGETGGNCELTEPGRTVVRHDVTIASPLNLPATMPEHASELYSKNITALLELLVTDGKLAPDFDDEIIAASCVTRGEDS, encoded by the coding sequence ATGACAGATGCGCAGACGACGATCGGAGTAGTTGCTGAGTCCGGGGCCGATGAGCGCCGCGTCGCGTTGGTACCGAAGGCGGTCGCTTCCCTGGTAAGCAGCGGTGTGGCGGTCGTGGTCGAGGCCGGTGCGGGGGCGCGGGCGTTGCTTCCCGACGAGCTCTACATTGAGGCCGGCGCCACGATCGGGGACGCTTGGGCCGCCGATGTCGTGGTCAAGGTCGCGCCGCCGACCGCCGACGAGGTGGGCAAGCTGCGCAGCGGTCAGACGCTGATCGGTTTCCTGGCGCCGCGCAATGCCGAGAATTCGATCGGCGCGCTCAAGGCGGCCGGTGTGCAGGCGTTCGCGCTGGAGGCCATCCCGCGGATCTCGCGGGCGCAGGCGATGGACGCCTTGTCGTCGCAGGGCAACGTCTCCGGCTACAAGGCGGTGCTGTTGGCGGCGTCGGAGTCGACGCGGTTCTTCCCGATGCTGACCACGGCGGCGGGCACGGTGAAGCCGGCCACGGTGCTGGTGCTCGGGGTGGGCGTGGCCGGACTGCAGGCGCTGGCGACGGCCAAGCGGCTCGGCGGGCGCACCACCGGTTACGACGTCCGCCCGGAGGTGGCCGACCAGGTGCGTTCGGTCGGCGCGCAGTGGCTCGACGTCGGGATCGATGCGGCCGGTGAGGGCGGGTATGCCCGCGAGCTGACCGACGAGGAACGCGAACAGCAGCAGCAGGCCTTGGAGAAGGCCATCAGCGGATTCGACGTCGTGATCACCACGGCGCTGGTGCCGGGCCGGCCCGCGCCGCGTCTGGTCACCGCCGCCGCGGTGGAAGCGATGAAGCCCGGCAGCGTGGTGGTCGACCTGGCCGGGGAGACCGGCGGCAACTGCGAGCTGACCGAGCCCGGGCGCACGGTCGTCCGCCACGACGTCACCATCGCCTCGCCGCTGAACCTGCCGGCGACGATGCCCGAGCACGCCAGCGAGCTGTACAGCAAGAACATCACCGCGCTGCTGGAGCTGTTGGTCACCGACGGGAAGCTGGCCCCGGACTTCGACGACGAAATCATCGCGGCATCGTGTGTGACGCGCGGAGAGGACTCCTAG
- a CDS encoding nuclear transport factor 2 family protein has translation MSDAPESRPPFPPFTLETALQKVQAAEDAWNTCDPEKVSLAYTPDSQWRNRGEHVVGRAEIVAFLTRKWQRELDYALRKVLWDFHDNRIAVRFQYECHDDTGQWYRSYGNELWEFSPSGLMARREASINDIRIDASERRYFGPRPASEHGQDIPLW, from the coding sequence ATGAGCGACGCCCCCGAATCCCGTCCCCCGTTCCCCCCGTTCACCCTCGAGACAGCGCTGCAGAAGGTCCAGGCCGCAGAGGACGCCTGGAACACCTGCGATCCCGAAAAAGTCAGCCTCGCCTATACGCCCGACTCGCAGTGGCGAAACCGCGGCGAACACGTCGTCGGCCGGGCCGAGATCGTGGCTTTCCTCACCCGCAAGTGGCAGCGCGAACTCGACTATGCCTTGCGCAAGGTGCTGTGGGACTTTCACGACAACCGAATCGCCGTGCGGTTTCAGTACGAGTGCCACGACGACACCGGCCAGTGGTACCGCAGCTACGGCAACGAACTCTGGGAATTCTCGCCGTCCGGATTGATGGCGCGCCGCGAGGCCAGCATCAACGACATACGGATCGACGCATCAGAAAGGCGCTACTTCGGGCCCCGGCCGGCGTCCGAACACGGCCAAGACATACCGCTTTGGTAG
- a CDS encoding acyl-CoA dehydrogenase family protein has protein sequence MSAKASDYHKRLSDFMTEYVFPAEAAYDNYRHEAGPDDHTVPPVIEELKTKAKAQGLWNLFLPAESGLTNLEYAPLAELTGWSLELAPEAVNCAAPDTGNMETLHLFATEEQRKQWLEPLLAGEIRSAFSMTEPAVASSDARNIQTAIVRDGADYVINGRKWWTSGASDPRCKILIVMGRTNPDAASHQQQSMVLVPMDTPGVKVLRSTPVFGWQDQHGHCEIVYDNVRVPVTNLLGEEGGGFAIAQARLGPGRIHHCMRALGGAERALALMVHRANNRIAFGRPLADQGLVQQAIAQSRNEIDQARLLCEKAAWTIDQHGNKAAHLLVSQIKAVAPRVACDVIDRAIQVHGAAGVSDDTVLARLYGWHRAMRIFDGPDEVHMRTIARSELGREQSTFAAAVTPHD, from the coding sequence ATGTCGGCTAAGGCCTCCGACTACCACAAGCGGTTGTCCGACTTCATGACTGAGTATGTCTTTCCGGCTGAGGCCGCCTACGACAACTACCGCCACGAGGCCGGCCCCGACGACCACACCGTTCCCCCCGTCATCGAGGAACTCAAAACCAAGGCCAAAGCGCAGGGCCTGTGGAACCTGTTCCTGCCGGCCGAGTCCGGGTTGACCAACCTGGAATACGCCCCGCTGGCGGAGCTGACCGGTTGGAGCCTCGAGCTCGCACCCGAGGCGGTCAACTGCGCGGCGCCCGACACCGGGAACATGGAGACCCTGCACCTGTTCGCCACCGAGGAACAGCGCAAGCAGTGGCTGGAACCCCTGCTGGCCGGCGAGATCCGCAGCGCCTTCTCGATGACCGAGCCCGCGGTCGCCAGCAGCGACGCCCGCAACATCCAGACCGCCATCGTGCGCGACGGCGCCGACTACGTCATCAACGGCCGCAAGTGGTGGACCTCCGGCGCGTCGGACCCGCGCTGCAAGATCCTGATCGTGATGGGCCGCACCAACCCCGACGCGGCCAGCCACCAGCAGCAGTCGATGGTCCTGGTGCCGATGGACACCCCGGGCGTCAAGGTGCTCCGCTCGACGCCCGTTTTCGGCTGGCAGGACCAGCATGGGCACTGCGAAATCGTTTATGACAACGTCCGTGTTCCGGTGACCAACCTGCTCGGCGAGGAGGGCGGCGGCTTCGCGATCGCCCAGGCCCGGCTCGGGCCGGGCCGCATCCACCACTGCATGCGCGCGCTCGGCGGGGCCGAACGCGCCCTGGCCCTGATGGTGCACCGCGCCAACAACCGGATCGCGTTCGGCCGCCCGCTGGCCGATCAGGGTCTGGTCCAGCAGGCAATTGCCCAGTCCCGCAACGAAATCGACCAGGCCAGGCTGCTCTGCGAGAAGGCGGCATGGACCATCGACCAGCACGGCAACAAGGCCGCCCATCTGCTGGTCTCGCAGATCAAGGCGGTGGCACCGCGAGTGGCCTGCGACGTCATCGACCGCGCCATCCAGGTACACGGGGCGGCCGGCGTCAGCGACGACACGGTGCTCGCCCGGCTCTACGGCTGGCATCGCGCCATGCGGATCTTCGACGGACCCGACGAGGTGCACATGCGCACGATCGCGCGCTCC